The Tistrella mobilis genome includes a window with the following:
- a CDS encoding FliH/SctL family protein — translation MAGYKKFTFDVSFDDDIDFGRPRKKKPEPVVEAAPVPPPPPPPPTFSEAQLAEAQAAAFEEGRRAGAAQALAAIEQQTLQAIQRLERQSAEAIHGWHDRLDATTADLVRLARMIAVKLGCTEEQRLDRIETMLRDCIAGIAETGEAVLHVNPAAEAVMSARVAPVLAEEGVLGQCRVIADPGIAPGDARLVWPGGMAVLSREDILQRIDETLAEATASGHGSGMEHLTPGHAPSE, via the coding sequence ATGGCGGGCTACAAGAAGTTCACCTTCGACGTCAGCTTCGACGACGACATCGATTTCGGGCGGCCGCGCAAGAAGAAGCCCGAGCCGGTGGTCGAAGCCGCCCCCGTGCCGCCGCCGCCGCCCCCGCCGCCGACCTTTTCGGAAGCCCAGCTCGCCGAGGCCCAGGCCGCCGCCTTCGAGGAAGGCCGGCGGGCGGGTGCCGCCCAGGCGCTGGCCGCGATCGAGCAGCAGACCCTGCAGGCCATCCAGCGGCTGGAACGCCAGTCGGCCGAGGCGATCCATGGCTGGCACGACCGGCTGGATGCCACCACCGCCGATCTGGTCCGGCTGGCCCGCATGATTGCGGTCAAGCTGGGCTGCACCGAGGAACAGCGCCTGGACCGGATCGAGACCATGCTGCGCGACTGCATCGCCGGCATTGCCGAAACCGGCGAGGCGGTGCTGCATGTCAACCCCGCCGCCGAGGCGGTAATGAGCGCGCGCGTGGCGCCGGTGCTGGCCGAGGAAGGCGTTCTGGGCCAGTGCCGGGTGATCGCCGATCCGGGCATCGCGCCGGGCGATGCCCGGCTGGTCTGGCCGGGCGGCATGGCCGTGCTCTCACGCGAGGATATCCTGCAGCGGATCGACGAAACCCTGGCGGAGGCGACCGCGTCGGGGCACGGTTCCGGCATGGAGCACTTGACGCCGGGGCATGCGCCGTCCGAATGA
- the fliG gene encoding flagellar motor switch protein FliG codes for MARGKSELRGLGGPEKAAILLLALGDEYAAKLFRMMEDDEIREISQVMASLGKVSSEMVEGLLVDFAEQISSTSTLVGTFETTERLLLASGLEKERIEAIMEEIRGPAGRTMWDKLGNVNEQILANYLKNEYPQTVAVVLSKVRPEHSARILAALPDDFAMEVVMRMLRMEPVQKEVLDGVERTLRAEFMSNLARTSRRDAHEMMAEIFNNLDRQAESRFLDALEGRNKDSAEKIRSLMFTFEDLGNLAPTGVQTVLRVVDKDKLALALKGASEKIRELFVQNMSERAGKMLREDMAAMGPVRLRDVDEAQAYMVMVAKDLADKGEIVIADGKGDDVLVY; via the coding sequence ATGGCACGTGGCAAGAGTGAACTCCGGGGGCTGGGCGGCCCCGAAAAAGCCGCCATCCTGCTGCTGGCGCTGGGCGATGAATATGCCGCCAAGCTCTTCCGCATGATGGAGGACGACGAGATCCGCGAGATTTCGCAGGTCATGGCCTCGCTCGGCAAGGTCTCGTCCGAAATGGTCGAGGGGCTGCTGGTCGATTTCGCCGAACAGATCTCGTCCACCTCCACCCTGGTCGGCACCTTCGAGACCACCGAGCGCCTGCTGCTGGCCTCGGGCCTGGAGAAGGAGCGGATCGAGGCGATCATGGAAGAGATCCGCGGTCCCGCGGGTCGCACCATGTGGGACAAGCTCGGCAATGTGAACGAGCAGATCCTGGCCAATTATCTGAAGAACGAATACCCGCAGACCGTGGCGGTGGTGCTCTCTAAGGTCCGGCCGGAACACAGCGCCCGGATCCTGGCCGCCCTGCCCGATGATTTCGCCATGGAAGTGGTGATGCGCATGCTGCGCATGGAGCCGGTCCAGAAAGAAGTGCTCGACGGTGTCGAGCGCACGCTCCGGGCCGAATTCATGAGCAACCTGGCCCGCACCAGCCGCCGCGACGCCCACGAGATGATGGCCGAGATCTTCAACAACCTCGACCGGCAGGCGGAATCGCGCTTCCTGGACGCGCTGGAAGGCCGCAACAAGGATTCGGCCGAGAAGATCCGCTCGCTCATGTTCACGTTCGAGGATCTGGGCAATCTGGCCCCCACCGGCGTGCAGACGGTGCTGCGCGTGGTCGACAAGGACAAGCTGGCGCTGGCGCTGAAGGGCGCATCCGAAAAGATCCGCGAGCTGTTCGTCCAGAACATGTCGGAACGCGCCGGCAAGATGCTGCGCGAAGACATGGCGGCGATGGGTCCGGTCCGGCTGCGCGACGTCGACGAGGCCCAGGCCTACATGGTGATGGTCGCCAAGGACCTGGCCGACAAGGGCGAAATCGTCATCGCCGACGGCAAGGGCGACGACGTCCTGGTCTACTGA
- a CDS encoding motility protein A: MDLATVIGLIVGFLLVAAAIILGGSVGAFIDIPSILIVIGGTFFITMVNFSLAEVIRAQKLLVKTMVSKPVDPSKAAMQVVELADQARRKGVLGLQQTLAQLQGEPFLHKALSMVVDGIPVEDVERILKRDISQMAYRHMQSAQILKRSAEVAPAMGLIGTLVGLVQMLGNLEDPSTIGPAMAVALLTTFYGAVLANMVFNPLAGKLERNSMEEQMFKQIFLAGATSIGRQENPRRLELTLNAMLPPAKRIQFYD; the protein is encoded by the coding sequence ATGGATCTCGCAACCGTCATCGGCCTTATCGTCGGCTTCCTTCTGGTGGCGGCGGCCATCATCCTCGGCGGCTCGGTCGGCGCCTTCATCGACATCCCGTCGATCCTGATCGTCATCGGCGGCACCTTCTTCATCACCATGGTCAACTTTTCGCTGGCCGAGGTGATCCGGGCCCAGAAACTGCTGGTGAAGACCATGGTGTCGAAGCCGGTCGATCCGTCGAAGGCGGCGATGCAGGTGGTGGAACTGGCGGATCAGGCCCGGCGCAAGGGCGTGCTGGGCCTGCAGCAGACGCTGGCCCAGCTGCAGGGGGAACCCTTCCTGCACAAGGCGTTGAGCATGGTGGTGGACGGCATACCGGTGGAAGACGTGGAGCGGATCCTGAAGCGCGACATTTCGCAGATGGCCTATCGCCATATGCAGTCGGCCCAGATCCTGAAGCGCTCGGCCGAAGTGGCGCCCGCCATGGGGCTGATCGGCACGCTGGTGGGTCTGGTGCAGATGCTGGGCAATCTGGAAGACCCCAGCACCATCGGCCCGGCGATGGCGGTGGCGCTGCTCACCACCTTCTACGGCGCGGTGCTGGCGAACATGGTGTTCAACCCGCTGGCGGGCAAGCTGGAACGCAACTCCATGGAGGAGCAGATGTTCAAGCAGATCTTTCTGGCGGGGGCGACCTCGATCGGCCGGCAGGAAAATCCCCGCCGGCTGGAACTGACCCTGAACGCGATGCTGCCCCCGGCAAAGCGGATCCAGTTCTACGACTGA
- a CDS encoding DUF1153 domain-containing protein produces the protein MTTPRLKLVSPAPDIAEATDGNVLVLPEKPPRQKRSTTLRFDLPPGNGVRWVARRKIEVVAAVMAGAAALDEICRRYALSLEEFESWRQTHGAEASRLIASRSRRGRKG, from the coding sequence ATGACCACACCCAGGTTGAAGCTGGTATCCCCAGCGCCCGACATTGCCGAGGCCACCGACGGCAATGTTCTTGTCCTGCCGGAGAAGCCTCCCCGGCAGAAGCGGTCCACCACGCTGCGTTTCGACCTGCCGCCCGGCAACGGGGTCAGGTGGGTCGCCCGACGGAAGATCGAGGTCGTGGCGGCGGTGATGGCCGGTGCCGCCGCCCTCGACGAGATCTGCCGGCGCTATGCCCTCAGCCTCGAAGAGTTCGAAAGCTGGCGCCAGACCCATGGCGCCGAGGCCAGCCGGCTGATCGCCAGCCGTTCCCGCCGCGGACGCAAGGGTTGA
- the fliF gene encoding flagellar basal-body MS-ring/collar protein FliF — translation MADTLKAWMQALKGLGPARLAALGAVAGGLLIFAVFLATRLGSPTMGLLYGDLDTADAASVVAELEQSGVPYTLSPDGRRIMVPQDQIARLRLTLAEGGLPKGGSIGYEIFDRSEGLGTTDFAQNVNLVRALEGELQRTIMTIDAVSAARVHIVLPRRELFSRNQAEPTASIVVSPKGGRSLTQGQVRAIQQLVAAAVPGLRPERVAIADDRGTLLARGDGGTEGAPGAALTAAEEVRQNVESQLRAQVTRLIEESVGPGRVQVEVHADIDHNRVTISQETFDPDGQVIRSRQKNNESELSTEAGDEAVTASNNIPDAQQGQGAGGSRTQSTRDGQTVNYEISRTVRNEVREGGAIKRLSVAVLVDGTYVTADDGTQTYQPRTADEMERLTQLVRSAVGADDQRGDRIEVVNLPFARSQETVTDAGLLGLETSDYMRIAEMVVLAIVALLVILLVLRPLVGRLGPQPAGAAAGAGGMGGVGGVTMIPGPDGTPMAALPGPDGNPVPALAGPTAERALAAAIESSEAMIDISQVEGRVRQSSIRKIAEIVDRHPEEALAVIRSWIREED, via the coding sequence ATGGCGGATACGCTGAAGGCCTGGATGCAGGCACTGAAGGGATTGGGGCCGGCGCGGCTTGCGGCACTGGGTGCCGTGGCGGGCGGTCTGCTGATCTTCGCGGTCTTCCTGGCCACCCGGCTGGGCAGCCCGACCATGGGCCTGCTCTATGGCGACCTCGACACTGCCGATGCGGCCTCGGTCGTGGCCGAGCTGGAACAGTCGGGCGTGCCCTACACGCTCAGCCCCGACGGCCGCCGGATCATGGTGCCGCAGGATCAGATCGCCCGGCTGCGCCTCACCCTGGCCGAAGGCGGCCTGCCCAAGGGCGGGTCGATCGGCTACGAGATCTTCGATCGCTCCGAAGGCCTGGGCACCACCGATTTCGCCCAGAACGTCAACCTGGTCCGCGCGCTGGAAGGCGAGTTGCAGCGCACGATCATGACCATCGATGCGGTTTCGGCCGCCCGGGTCCATATCGTGCTGCCGCGGCGGGAACTGTTCTCGCGCAATCAGGCCGAACCCACCGCCTCGATCGTGGTCAGCCCCAAGGGCGGCCGCAGCCTGACCCAGGGCCAGGTGCGGGCCATCCAGCAGCTGGTCGCGGCCGCCGTGCCGGGGCTGCGCCCGGAACGGGTGGCGATCGCCGATGACCGCGGCACCCTGCTCGCCCGCGGCGACGGCGGCACCGAAGGCGCCCCGGGTGCCGCCCTCACCGCCGCCGAAGAGGTGCGCCAGAACGTCGAAAGCCAGCTGCGCGCCCAGGTCACCCGCCTGATCGAGGAATCGGTCGGCCCCGGCCGGGTGCAGGTGGAAGTCCATGCCGATATCGACCACAACCGGGTGACCATCTCGCAGGAAACCTTCGACCCCGATGGTCAGGTCATCCGGTCGCGCCAGAAGAACAACGAAAGCGAACTGTCGACCGAGGCCGGCGACGAGGCGGTGACCGCGTCGAACAACATCCCCGATGCGCAGCAGGGCCAGGGAGCCGGCGGCAGCCGCACCCAGTCGACCCGCGACGGCCAGACGGTCAATTACGAAATCTCGCGCACCGTGCGCAACGAGGTCCGCGAGGGCGGTGCGATCAAGCGGCTGTCGGTGGCGGTGCTGGTCGACGGCACCTATGTCACCGCCGATGACGGCACCCAGACCTATCAGCCCCGCACCGCCGACGAGATGGAGCGCCTGACCCAGCTGGTCCGCTCCGCCGTGGGCGCCGACGATCAGCGCGGCGACCGGATCGAGGTGGTGAACCTGCCCTTCGCCCGCAGCCAGGAGACGGTGACCGATGCCGGCCTGCTGGGGCTGGAGACCAGCGACTATATGCGCATCGCCGAAATGGTGGTGCTGGCGATCGTGGCCCTGCTGGTCATCCTGCTGGTGCTGCGGCCGCTGGTCGGCCGGCTGGGCCCGCAGCCCGCGGGTGCCGCAGCCGGTGCCGGCGGCATGGGCGGCGTCGGTGGCGTGACCATGATCCCCGGCCCCGACGGCACCCCCATGGCCGCCCTGCCCGGCCCCGACGGCAACCCGGTTCCGGCCCTGGCCGGCCCCACCGCCGAACGGGCGCTGGCCGCCGCCATCGAAAGCAGCGAGGCGATGATCGACATCAGCCAGGTCGAGGGCCGGGTGCGGCAGTCCTCGATCCGCAAGATCGCCGAAATCGTCGACCGCCATCCCGAAGAAGCACTGGCCGTGATCCGTTCGTGGATCCGGGAAGAGGATTGA
- the fliN gene encoding flagellar motor switch protein FliN gives MADDKDNLSLEEFDGERRREPSRDEMDQQVPDVPRSAADLEAVYQVPVQVSAVLGKATMQVNQLLKLGRGAVVELDRKVGEAVDIYVNDRLVARGEVVVVEDRLGVTMTEIIKTDRG, from the coding sequence ATGGCCGACGACAAGGACAATCTGAGCCTCGAGGAATTCGACGGCGAACGCCGCCGGGAGCCCTCGCGCGATGAGATGGACCAGCAGGTCCCCGACGTGCCGCGCAGTGCCGCCGACCTCGAAGCCGTCTATCAGGTGCCGGTGCAGGTCTCGGCGGTGCTGGGCAAGGCCACCATGCAGGTGAACCAGCTGCTGAAGCTGGGTCGCGGCGCGGTGGTGGAGCTGGACCGCAAGGTCGGCGAGGCGGTGGACATCTACGTGAACGACCGGCTGGTGGCCCGCGGCGAAGTCGTCGTCGTGGAAGACCGGCTGGGCGTGACCATGACCGAAATCATCAAGACCGATCGCGGCTGA
- a CDS encoding sigma-54-dependent transcriptional regulator, translating to MRLLIIGSLGGQIGAATRIAVSRGAKVSQVPDVEAALDHLRAGHGAELVMVDVGLDIGRLVRSLEQERIHVSVVACGVGADAQAAVRAIKAGAREYIPLPPDPELIAAVLEAVASEDHALIFRDPAMERVVSLAEQIAPADATVLITGESGTGKEVMARFLHRKSRRADQRFVSVNCAAIPENLLESELFGHEKGAFTGAVARRVGKFEEADGGTLLLDEISEMDPRLQAKLLRVIQEREVDRVGGTRPVKVDIRLIATSNRNLEDEVRRGNFREDLYFRLNVVNLRLPSLRERPSDVAALADHFVQRYAAANALPDRPLSPDARNLLLGYDWPGNVRELENTMHRAVLLARGTEIGAEAIMLADGTSLATAAARRQDFQPPRAPAAPAGVPAHNPYANPYGGPPAAYGVPPAAYGQPAGFAPAAPAAPVAADDEDATRALVGRTVAEVERDLIINTIQHCLGNRTHAATILGISIRTLRNKLKLYAEEGVAVPPPAGGDFERSGAYDR from the coding sequence ATGCGACTTCTGATCATCGGTTCCCTGGGCGGCCAGATCGGCGCGGCGACGCGCATCGCCGTGTCGCGCGGCGCCAAGGTGTCGCAGGTTCCCGACGTGGAAGCGGCGCTGGACCATCTGCGTGCGGGCCACGGGGCGGAGCTGGTGATGGTCGATGTCGGTCTCGACATCGGCCGTCTGGTCCGAAGCCTGGAACAGGAACGCATCCATGTCTCGGTCGTCGCCTGCGGGGTGGGGGCGGATGCCCAGGCCGCCGTGCGCGCCATCAAGGCGGGCGCACGCGAATACATCCCCCTGCCGCCGGACCCGGAGCTGATCGCGGCGGTGCTGGAGGCGGTCGCCTCGGAAGACCATGCGCTGATCTTCCGCGACCCGGCCATGGAACGGGTGGTGTCGCTGGCCGAACAGATCGCGCCCGCCGATGCCACGGTGCTGATCACCGGCGAAAGCGGCACGGGTAAGGAGGTCATGGCGCGCTTCCTGCACCGCAAGAGCCGCCGGGCCGACCAGCGCTTCGTGTCGGTCAACTGCGCCGCTATCCCTGAAAACCTGCTGGAAAGCGAGCTGTTCGGCCACGAGAAGGGCGCCTTCACCGGCGCCGTCGCCCGCCGGGTCGGCAAGTTCGAAGAGGCCGATGGCGGCACGCTGCTTCTGGACGAGATCAGCGAGATGGACCCGCGCCTGCAGGCCAAGCTGCTGCGCGTGATCCAGGAACGCGAGGTCGACCGGGTCGGCGGTACCCGGCCGGTCAAGGTCGACATCCGCCTGATCGCGACCTCCAACCGCAATCTGGAAGACGAGGTCCGCCGCGGCAATTTCCGCGAAGACCTCTATTTCCGCCTGAACGTGGTCAATCTGCGCCTGCCGTCGCTGCGCGAGCGGCCATCGGACGTGGCGGCGCTGGCCGATCATTTCGTGCAGCGCTATGCCGCCGCCAACGCCCTGCCCGACCGGCCGCTGTCGCCCGATGCGCGCAACCTGCTGCTCGGCTATGACTGGCCGGGCAATGTCCGCGAGCTTGAAAACACCATGCACCGGGCGGTGCTGCTGGCCCGCGGCACCGAGATCGGTGCCGAGGCGATCATGCTGGCCGACGGCACCAGCCTGGCGACGGCTGCGGCCCGGCGGCAGGATTTCCAGCCCCCGCGCGCGCCTGCGGCACCGGCGGGCGTGCCCGCGCACAACCCCTATGCCAACCCCTATGGCGGGCCACCCGCGGCCTATGGCGTGCCGCCCGCGGCCTATGGCCAGCCGGCGGGCTTCGCACCTGCGGCCCCGGCCGCACCGGTCGCCGCCGACGACGAGGACGCCACCCGCGCCCTGGTCGGCCGGACGGTGGCAGAGGTGGAGCGCGACCTGATCATCAACACCATCCAGCACTGCCTGGGCAACCGCACCCATGCCGCCACGATCCTGGGCATTTCGATCCGCACGCTGCGCAACAAGCTGAAGCTGTATGCCGAAGAAGGCGTGGCGGTGCCGCCGCCGGCGGGCGGGGATTTCGAACGCTCCGGCGCCTACGACCGCTGA
- the flhA gene encoding flagellar biosynthesis protein FlhA, with product MPQGGGPGGGGGGLLGRLGAMLGSADLVVALGMLGILIVMIFPVPTWTLDLLLSMSISLSVVILLITLFIQKPLDFSSFPTILLVSTMFRLALNIASTRLILSHGHEGTSAAGQVIEAFGQFVMGGNFLIGVVVFIILVLINFVVITKGSGRIAEVSARFSLDAMPGKQMAIDADLSAGLIDEAAARTRRKELEDESTFFGAMDGAAKFVRGDAIAGLLITVINVVGGIIIGTVQQGITFNEALRSYTLLTVGDGLVSQIPALLISTGAGLLVTKSGIIGTADQAIIGQLGRYPKALGVAAGLLLFMGLLPGIPTVPFWGFAVVLGFMTWRLMKRSQRLAVEAAEADIPPPAVPMDEPISSALHIDLVRIELGYGLLPLISEERGHRLTEQIKALRRQIAGDLGFVMPAVRIQDNMQLPANTYVLRVKEIEAGRGELRPAMLLVMDPRGEPISLPGEETTEPTFGLPAKWVDETRREEAHFRGLTVVDPATVLTTHLTEMVKEYMPELLSRLETQKLLDELGPDHQKTVAEIVPSQITVGGLQRVLQNLLRERISIRDLPTILEGVSEACSYTQSAMLITEHVRARLARQICASVTSDQGYVPIVTLSPDWEHAFAESLVGQGDEKQLAMAPTKLQEFISRVRQSFERQAMLGETPVLLTSPMIRPYVRSIIERFRPMTVVMSQNEIDSRARIRTVAQI from the coding sequence ATGCCGCAGGGCGGCGGGCCGGGCGGTGGCGGCGGCGGCCTGCTCGGCCGGCTTGGCGCCATGCTCGGCAGTGCCGATCTGGTCGTGGCGCTGGGCATGCTCGGCATCCTGATCGTCATGATCTTTCCGGTGCCGACCTGGACGCTCGACCTGCTGCTGTCGATGTCGATCAGCCTGTCGGTGGTGATCCTGCTGATCACGCTGTTCATCCAGAAACCGCTGGATTTCAGCTCTTTCCCGACCATCCTTCTGGTCTCGACGATGTTCCGCCTGGCGCTGAACATCGCCTCGACGCGCCTGATCCTGAGCCATGGCCACGAGGGCACATCGGCCGCCGGCCAGGTGATCGAGGCCTTCGGCCAGTTCGTGATGGGCGGCAACTTCCTGATCGGCGTGGTGGTCTTCATCATCCTGGTGCTGATCAATTTCGTGGTCATCACCAAGGGCTCGGGCCGCATCGCCGAAGTGTCGGCGCGCTTCAGCCTGGACGCCATGCCCGGCAAGCAGATGGCCATCGACGCCGACCTGTCCGCCGGCCTGATCGACGAGGCCGCCGCCCGCACCCGGCGCAAGGAGCTGGAGGACGAAAGCACCTTCTTCGGTGCCATGGACGGTGCCGCGAAATTCGTGCGCGGCGATGCCATCGCCGGCCTGCTGATCACCGTGATCAACGTGGTGGGCGGCATCATCATCGGCACGGTGCAGCAGGGCATCACCTTCAACGAGGCGCTGCGCAGCTATACCCTGCTGACCGTCGGCGACGGTCTGGTCTCGCAGATCCCGGCCCTGCTGATCTCCACCGGCGCCGGCCTGCTGGTCACCAAATCCGGCATCATCGGCACCGCCGACCAGGCGATCATCGGCCAGCTTGGCCGCTATCCCAAGGCGCTGGGCGTCGCGGCCGGCCTGCTGTTGTTCATGGGGCTTCTGCCCGGCATCCCGACCGTGCCCTTCTGGGGTTTCGCGGTCGTGCTGGGCTTCATGACCTGGCGGCTGATGAAGCGCAGCCAGCGTCTGGCGGTGGAAGCCGCCGAGGCCGACATCCCTCCGCCGGCCGTGCCGATGGACGAGCCGATTTCCTCGGCGCTGCACATCGATCTGGTCCGCATCGAGCTGGGCTATGGCCTGCTGCCGCTGATTTCGGAAGAGCGCGGCCATCGGCTGACAGAGCAGATCAAGGCGCTGCGCCGCCAGATCGCCGGCGATCTGGGCTTCGTGATGCCGGCGGTGCGCATCCAGGACAATATGCAGCTGCCCGCCAACACCTATGTCCTGCGCGTGAAAGAAATCGAGGCCGGGCGCGGCGAGCTGCGCCCCGCCATGCTGCTGGTGATGGACCCGCGCGGCGAGCCGATCTCGCTGCCCGGCGAAGAGACCACCGAGCCCACTTTCGGCCTGCCGGCCAAATGGGTGGACGAGACCCGGCGCGAAGAGGCGCATTTCCGCGGCCTGACCGTGGTCGACCCGGCCACCGTGCTCACCACCCATCTGACCGAGATGGTGAAAGAGTACATGCCCGAGCTGCTCTCGCGCCTGGAGACGCAGAAACTGCTCGACGAGCTGGGCCCCGACCACCAGAAGACGGTGGCCGAGATCGTGCCCAGCCAGATCACCGTGGGCGGGCTGCAGCGGGTGCTGCAGAACCTGCTGCGCGAGCGCATCTCGATCCGCGACCTGCCGACCATTCTGGAAGGCGTGTCGGAAGCCTGCAGCTATACCCAGTCGGCGATGCTGATCACGGAACATGTCCGCGCCCGGCTCGCCCGCCAGATCTGCGCCTCGGTGACCTCGGACCAGGGCTATGTGCCGATCGTGACGCTGTCGCCCGATTGGGAGCATGCCTTCGCCGAAAGCCTGGTCGGCCAGGGCGACGAGAAGCAGCTGGCCATGGCGCCGACCAAGCTTCAGGAGTTCATTTCGCGTGTCCGGCAGAGCTTCGAACGTCAGGCGATGCTGGGTGAGACACCGGTGCTGTTGACCAGCCCCATGATCAGACCCTATGTCCGTTCAATCATCGAGCGCTTCCGGCCCATGACCGTGGTCATGTCCCAGAACGAGATCGATTCCCGCGCCCGCATCCGAACGGTGGCCCAGATCTGA
- a CDS encoding flagellar hook protein FlgE produces MSFGLYGSLYSGVSGLGAQSTAMGVISDNIANVNTVGYKAKTTNFQTLVTDSGSESFYAPGGVRASVQQLIDQQGLVQGTTSGLDVAISGDGFFVVEGKATGTNEVLYTRAGSFVPDEQGYLRNAAGFYLQGWPLDSAGRLPGEAGNVTNTTSSADISSLETVNVGQISGTAVATTEMTVAVNLNTNQETYTGATSTSTSTPGVSTSDDLIAAGVVTAGQTITLSDGVNTVTFTAGTGAGEFSTLAELADLVEGTGSFVAELGGTATAGTISISAYDPRRTLDVSGTAASGSLALDTAGTPVAATYDATNSALNMSSGAVSSDFSRSVRVYDGQGRGHDLMVNFLKVGNNEWAVEINAVDKNDVVTTAPTPQAQIAAGVVTFNSDGTLNTVTPSLTNALHIDWAAGAGSSDITVDWGTAGPLGTGQADGLRQYAGDYEVRDLSQNGASSGELTEVKIDADGFVVASFSNGEQKQLYKLPIATFASPQNLQERTGNVFAQTDKSGNFNLRASGQSGAGLISPSSLETSNVDLASEFTDMIITQRAYSASSKIITTVDEMLQEIISTKR; encoded by the coding sequence ATGAGCTTCGGTCTCTACGGCTCGCTCTATTCCGGTGTGTCGGGCCTGGGCGCCCAGAGCACGGCGATGGGCGTCATCTCGGACAACATCGCCAACGTCAACACCGTCGGCTACAAGGCGAAGACCACCAACTTCCAGACCCTGGTCACCGACAGCGGTTCCGAGTCCTTCTATGCCCCGGGCGGTGTGCGCGCCAGCGTGCAGCAGCTGATCGACCAGCAGGGCCTGGTTCAGGGCACGACCTCGGGTCTGGACGTGGCGATTTCGGGTGACGGCTTCTTCGTCGTCGAAGGCAAGGCCACGGGCACCAACGAGGTGCTCTACACCCGCGCCGGGTCTTTCGTGCCCGACGAGCAGGGCTATCTGCGCAACGCCGCCGGCTTCTACCTGCAGGGCTGGCCGCTCGATTCGGCCGGCCGCCTGCCGGGCGAGGCGGGCAATGTGACCAACACCACCTCCTCGGCGGACATTTCGAGCCTCGAGACGGTGAATGTCGGCCAGATCAGCGGCACGGCGGTGGCCACCACCGAGATGACGGTCGCGGTCAACCTGAACACCAATCAGGAGACCTATACCGGCGCCACCTCGACCAGCACCTCGACCCCCGGCGTCTCCACCTCCGACGATCTGATCGCCGCCGGCGTCGTCACCGCCGGCCAGACGATCACCCTGTCGGATGGCGTGAACACGGTGACCTTCACCGCGGGCACAGGTGCGGGTGAGTTCTCGACCCTGGCCGAACTGGCCGATCTGGTGGAGGGCACCGGCAGCTTCGTCGCCGAGCTGGGCGGCACCGCCACCGCCGGCACGATCTCGATCTCGGCCTATGATCCGCGCCGGACGCTGGACGTGTCCGGAACCGCGGCCAGCGGCTCCCTCGCCCTCGACACCGCCGGCACCCCGGTCGCCGCCACCTATGATGCCACCAACAGCGCGCTCAACATGAGCTCGGGGGCAGTGTCGTCCGATTTCAGCCGCTCGGTGCGCGTCTATGACGGCCAGGGCCGCGGCCACGATCTGATGGTCAACTTCCTGAAGGTCGGCAACAACGAATGGGCGGTTGAAATCAACGCCGTCGACAAGAACGACGTCGTCACCACCGCGCCGACCCCGCAGGCGCAGATCGCCGCCGGCGTCGTCACCTTCAATTCCGACGGCACGCTCAACACCGTCACGCCCTCGCTGACCAATGCGCTGCATATCGACTGGGCGGCCGGCGCGGGCTCGTCGGACATCACCGTCGACTGGGGCACCGCCGGCCCGCTCGGCACCGGCCAGGCCGATGGTCTGCGGCAGTATGCCGGCGACTACGAGGTCCGCGACCTCAGCCAGAACGGCGCCTCGTCGGGCGAGTTGACCGAGGTGAAGATCGACGCCGACGGCTTCGTGGTCGCCTCGTTCAGCAATGGCGAGCAGAAGCAGCTCTACAAGCTGCCGATCGCGACCTTCGCCAGCCCGCAGAACCTGCAGGAGCGCACCGGCAACGTCTTTGCCCAGACCGACAAGTCGGGCAATTTCAACCTGCGCGCCTCGGGCCAGAGCGGCGCCGGCCTGATCTCGCCCTCCTCGCTCGAGACCTCGAATGTCGACCTGGCGTCGGAATTCACCGACATGATCATCACCCAGCGCGCCTATTCTGCCAGCTCGAAGATCATCACCACCGTCGACGAGATGCTGCAGGAAATCATCAGCACCAAGCGCTGA